A region from the Sutcliffiella horikoshii genome encodes:
- a CDS encoding DUF2500 domain-containing protein yields MLCFRLYQFLLAFVIVIGSILISIFKGVGEWQKNEQSPKLSVPAVVTSKRIDVTKRSNMHHHNDTHHHHSSSTHTKYYVTFEFESGDRSEFHVFGKEYGLLSEGDNGVLSFQGTR; encoded by the coding sequence ATGCTATGTTTCAGATTGTACCAATTTTTATTGGCTTTTGTGATTGTTATCGGTAGTATCTTAATTTCAATTTTTAAAGGCGTTGGGGAGTGGCAGAAGAATGAGCAGTCACCAAAGCTAAGTGTGCCAGCTGTTGTTACATCAAAACGGATAGATGTTACCAAAAGGTCCAATATGCATCATCACAACGATACCCATCATCACCATTCTTCCAGCACACATACAAAATATTATGTGACGTTCGAGTTTGAAAGTGGCGACCGTTCGGAGTTTCACGTTTTTGGTAAGGAGTATGGTTTACTTTCCGAAGGTGACAATGGAGTATTAAGCTTTCAAGGGACGCGGTAG
- a CDS encoding ClbS/DfsB family four-helix bundle protein, with protein MTTSEKEILLLNSDKYFNRLLAIIESVPSRKIGLSIETLERDKNFRDVVMHLYEWHAMLERWYREGMDGDIPFMPAPGYKWSKIGHLNMRTWETYQDVTLNQAIKKLKLSHERVMELIRSHTNEEIMTKNTFFYFVEDSG; from the coding sequence GTGACTACAAGTGAAAAAGAAATTCTACTGTTGAATAGTGACAAGTACTTTAATAGATTACTTGCAATTATTGAATCCGTACCAAGTAGAAAAATAGGCCTTTCCATTGAAACGCTAGAAAGAGACAAGAATTTCCGTGATGTCGTCATGCACCTGTATGAATGGCATGCCATGCTGGAGAGATGGTATAGGGAAGGAATGGATGGGGATATCCCGTTTATGCCAGCACCGGGTTATAAATGGAGTAAGATCGGGCACCTCAATATGCGAACATGGGAAACCTACCAAGACGTAACATTAAATCAAGCGATAAAGAAATTAAAGTTAAGCCATGAGCGAGTGATGGAACTAATTAGATCACATACCAATGAAGAAATCATGACAAAAAATACATTCTTCTACTTTGTTGAAGATTCTGGGTAA
- a CDS encoding DUF488 domain-containing protein: MGETINTIGFAKKSLRQFIKLLKEAGVTKVVDTRLNNTSQLSGFAKKQDLEYILELVDIKYIHTPTLAPSDYILKSYKKKEMTWDEYEIEYNELIEKRKILPLVKKLIEDDNVCFLCSEHQHTHCHRRILTDYIQSSLKNIKVNHL; encoded by the coding sequence ATGGGGGAAACTATAAATACAATTGGTTTTGCTAAAAAATCTTTAAGACAATTTATTAAGCTGTTGAAAGAAGCAGGTGTAACGAAGGTTGTTGATACAAGACTAAATAATACATCTCAGCTATCTGGTTTCGCTAAGAAACAAGACCTTGAATATATTCTAGAATTAGTTGACATAAAATATATTCATACTCCTACTCTGGCACCATCTGATTACATTCTAAAGTCATATAAGAAGAAAGAAATGACTTGGGATGAATATGAAATTGAGTATAATGAATTAATTGAGAAACGAAAAATTCTACCCCTAGTAAAAAAATTGATTGAGGATGATAATGTCTGTTTTCTATGTAGTGAGCATCAACATACTCATTGCCATCGTAGAATATTAACAGACTATATCCAATCATCACTAAAAAATATTAAAGTTAACCATCTTTAA
- a CDS encoding DUF488 family protein, N3 subclade, whose translation MEKSPRPKGQLFTSNPAGLKYLKVEAELWQITRAGIEIPNTILVKQLSPSKNLFLKFINNWKGHNPDSWWHKYEEVFLEELENRETKQCLREVYKQLLKGKNIVLICFCDDHRFCHRRLVGEFFKPYGVQAIELNPIRNEQLYLF comes from the coding sequence ATGGAAAAATCCCCGAGACCTAAAGGACAACTGTTTACTTCAAATCCGGCTGGACTTAAGTACTTAAAAGTGGAAGCAGAGTTATGGCAAATAACAAGAGCAGGTATTGAAATCCCTAATACAATACTTGTAAAACAGTTATCTCCCTCTAAGAATTTGTTTTTGAAATTTATTAATAATTGGAAAGGGCATAACCCTGACTCTTGGTGGCATAAATATGAAGAGGTATTCTTAGAAGAATTAGAAAATAGAGAGACCAAGCAGTGTCTTCGTGAGGTTTATAAACAACTCCTAAAGGGTAAAAATATCGTTTTGATTTGTTTTTGTGATGATCACCGTTTTTGTCACAGACGACTGGTTGGAGAGTTTTTTAAACCTTATGGTGTTCAAGCTATAGAATTAAATCCAATAAGAAATGAACAATTATATTTATTCTAA